One window of Nocardioides dongkuii genomic DNA carries:
- a CDS encoding adenylate/guanylate cyclase domain-containing protein, whose protein sequence is MKESDPDPEGLEHAILGEEPVFDAADVAAETGITVDQARRLWRALGFPEHGAATAFNKADTDAVRIVSGLVDSGLIDFDLAVTLTRAVGQTMARLADWETTALLHRVEQLAAEQGGDLHIGRVSSALRMIEEFSGPFEDLLVYVWRRHLAASVARVEALGAKEEDLHTTELTIGFADIVAFTALSNELTEDRIGDLVELFESRCADVVAAQRGRVIKSIGDSVLFVNDDPIRAYDTAEGIINVVGRDPRMPDVRLGLATGSVVMRLGDVFGPPVNMAARLTAVARRNRIIIDPRTADLLPPDQFETRRLPARPVRGFGLVEPLAVRRH, encoded by the coding sequence ATGAAGGAATCTGACCCCGACCCCGAGGGCCTCGAGCACGCGATCCTCGGGGAGGAGCCGGTCTTCGACGCCGCCGACGTGGCGGCCGAGACCGGCATCACTGTGGACCAGGCCCGCCGGCTCTGGCGGGCGCTCGGGTTCCCGGAGCACGGCGCGGCGACCGCCTTCAACAAGGCCGACACCGACGCCGTCCGGATCGTCAGCGGGCTCGTCGACAGCGGACTGATCGACTTCGACCTCGCGGTCACCCTGACCCGGGCCGTCGGCCAGACCATGGCGCGGCTCGCCGACTGGGAGACCACCGCCTTGCTGCACCGCGTCGAGCAGCTCGCCGCCGAGCAGGGCGGCGACCTCCACATCGGTCGGGTCAGCTCGGCGCTGCGGATGATCGAGGAGTTCTCCGGACCGTTCGAGGACCTGCTGGTCTACGTCTGGCGGCGCCACCTTGCCGCCTCGGTCGCCCGCGTCGAGGCGCTCGGGGCCAAGGAGGAGGACCTGCACACGACCGAGCTCACGATCGGCTTCGCCGACATCGTCGCGTTCACGGCGCTGTCCAACGAGCTCACCGAGGACCGGATCGGCGACCTCGTCGAGCTCTTCGAGTCCCGGTGCGCCGACGTGGTCGCCGCCCAGCGCGGCCGGGTGATCAAGAGCATCGGCGACTCGGTGCTGTTCGTGAACGACGACCCGATCCGCGCCTACGACACCGCCGAGGGGATCATCAACGTCGTCGGCCGCGACCCGCGGATGCCCGACGTCCGGCTCGGGCTGGCGACCGGGTCGGTCGTGATGCGGCTCGGCGACGTCTTCGGCCCGCCGGTCAACATGGCCGCCCGGCTCACCGCCGTCGCCCGGCGCAACCGGATCATCATCGACCCGCGCACCGCCGACCTGCTGCCCCCCGACCAGTTCGAGACCCGCCGGCTGCCGGCCCGCCCGGTCCGCGGCTTCGGCCTGGTCGAGCCGCTCGCCGTACGACGGCACTGA